In Erpetoichthys calabaricus chromosome 4, fErpCal1.3, whole genome shotgun sequence, one genomic interval encodes:
- the dcun1d5 gene encoding DCN1-like protein 5 isoform X3 — protein sequence MEKFCEDIGVEPENIIMLVLAWKLEAPNMGFFTKEEWLKGMTLLQCDCTERLRSKLDYLRSQLNDTATFKNIYRYAFDFARDKDQRSLDIDTAKSMLALLLGRTWPLFSVFHQFLEQSKYKVMNKDQWYNVLEFSRTVHSDLSNYDEDGAWPVLLDEFVEWQKARLTL from the exons ATGGAAAAATTTTGTGAAGATATAGGCGTGGAACCTGAAAAT attattATGTTAGTTTTAGCTTGGAAATTAGAAGCTCCCAACATGGGATTTTTCACGAAGGAAGAATGGCTAAAGGGAATGACCTTGTTACA atgtgACTGCACGGAAAGATTGCGGAGTAAATTAGATTATTTACGATCACAGCTAAATGACACTGCAACTTTCAAAAATATCTACAGATATGCCTTTGATTTTGCAAGG GATAAAGACCAGCGCAGCCTGGATATTGACACAGCTAAGTCCATGCTGGCTCTATTATTAGGAAGGACGTGGCCTCTTTTTTCAGTATTTCACCAGTTTTTGGAG CAATCCAAGTATAAAGTAATGAACAAGGATCAGTGGTACAACGTCTTAGAGTTCAGCCGAACAGTTCATTCAGATCTTAGCAATTATGATGAAGATGGTGCCT GGCCTGTTCTTTTAGATGAATTTGTGGAGTGGCAAAAAGCTCGTTTAACATTATAG
- the dcun1d5 gene encoding DCN1-like protein 5 isoform X2, which translates to MPVKKKRKSSGSEDTGFRKCKIASFCRTQAPARLINSEDNFSSKRCLSWFYEYAGPDEVVGPEGMEKFCEDIGVEPENIIMLVLAWKLEAPNMGFFTKEEWLKGMTLLQCDCTERLRSKLDYLRSQLNDTATFKNIYRYAFDFARDKDQRSLDIDTAKSMLALLLGRTWPLFSVFHQFLEQSKYKVMNKDQWYNVLEFSRTVHSDLSNYDEDGAWPVLLDEFVEWQKARLTL; encoded by the exons CTTCTGCAGGACACAAGCACCTGCCCGGCTGATAAATTCAGAAGACAATTTTTCAAGCAAGCGTTGCCTGTCATGGTTTTATGAATATGCAG GCCCAGATGAAGTTGTGGGTCCAGAGGGCATGGAAAAATTTTGTGAAGATATAGGCGTGGAACCTGAAAAT attattATGTTAGTTTTAGCTTGGAAATTAGAAGCTCCCAACATGGGATTTTTCACGAAGGAAGAATGGCTAAAGGGAATGACCTTGTTACA atgtgACTGCACGGAAAGATTGCGGAGTAAATTAGATTATTTACGATCACAGCTAAATGACACTGCAACTTTCAAAAATATCTACAGATATGCCTTTGATTTTGCAAGG GATAAAGACCAGCGCAGCCTGGATATTGACACAGCTAAGTCCATGCTGGCTCTATTATTAGGAAGGACGTGGCCTCTTTTTTCAGTATTTCACCAGTTTTTGGAG CAATCCAAGTATAAAGTAATGAACAAGGATCAGTGGTACAACGTCTTAGAGTTCAGCCGAACAGTTCATTCAGATCTTAGCAATTATGATGAAGATGGTGCCT GGCCTGTTCTTTTAGATGAATTTGTGGAGTGGCAAAAAGCTCGTTTAACATTATAG